In Humulus lupulus chromosome 6, drHumLupu1.1, whole genome shotgun sequence, a single genomic region encodes these proteins:
- the LOC133781351 gene encoding small ribosomal subunit protein uS12, producing the protein MGKTRGTVAGRKLKSHRIKQRWADKSYKKSHLGNEWKKPFAGSSHAKGIVLEKIGIEAKQPNSAIRKCARVQLIKNGKKIAAFVPNDGCLNYIEENDEVLIAGFGRKGHAVGDIPGVRFKVVKVSGVSLLALFKEKKEKPRS; encoded by the exons ATGGG TAAGACACGTGGAACCGTAGCCGGTCGCAAGCTGAAGAGCCACCGTATCAAGCAGAGGTGGGCCGACAAATCCTACAAGAAGTCTCACCTTGGTAACGAATGGAAGAAGCCGTTCGCCGGTTCTTCCCACGCAAAGGGCATTGTTCTTGAGAAGAT AGGTATTGAGGCCAAGCAGCCTAACTCTGCTATCAGAAAGTGTGCCAGAGTTCAACTTATTAAGAACGGCAAGAAGATCGCCGCCTTCGTCCCCAACGATGGTTGCTTAAACTACATCGAAGAGAAT GACGAGGTTCTGATTGCTGGATTCGGAAGGAAGGGTCATGCTGTGGGAGATATTCCGGGAGTTAGGTTCAAGGTTGTGAAAGTCTCTGGAGTGTCTCTGTTGGCTCTtttcaaggagaagaaggagaagcCTAGATCTTAA